Proteins encoded within one genomic window of Equus przewalskii isolate Varuska chromosome 3, EquPr2, whole genome shotgun sequence:
- the NAA11 gene encoding N-alpha-acetyltransferase 11, with protein MNIRNARPDDLMNMQHCNLLCLPENYQMKYYFYHGLSWPQLSYIAEDEDGKIVGYVLAKMEEDPDDVPHGHITSLAVKRSHRRLGLAQKLMDQASRAMIENFSAQYVSLHVRKSNRAALHLYSNTLNFQVSEVEPKYYADGEDAYAMKRDLAQMADELRRQLEQRKGGYVVGSRENQETQGSTHPGSEGACQEQKISAADDSGSDSKEPSESPESTDVQDSSEDSDSAS; from the coding sequence ATGAACATCCGCAATGCTCGGCCCGACGACCTGATGAACATGCAGCACTGCAACCTCCTTTGCCTTCCCGAGAACTACCAGATGAAATACTATTTCTACCACGGCCTTTCCTGGCCCCAGCTCTCCTACATCGCTGAGGACGAGGACGGGAAGATCGTGGGCTACGTCCTGGCCAAAATGGAGGAGGACCCAGACGATGTCCCCCATGGGCATATCACCTCGCTGGCCGTGAAGCGTTCCCACCGGCGCCTCGGCCTGGCCCAGAAGCTAATGGACCAGGCCTCGCGGGCCATGATAGAGAACTTTAGCGCCCAGTACGTGTCCCTACACGTCCGGAAGAGTAACCGGGCAGCCCTACACCTCTATTCGAACACCCTCAACTTTCAGGTCAGTGAAGTGGAACCCAAATACTATGCAGATGGCGAAGATGCTTATGCTATGAAGCGGGATCTCGCGCAGATGGCAGATGAGCTGAGAaggcagctggagcagaggaagggcGGGTATGTGGTGGGCTCCAGGGAGAACCAGGAGACTCAGGGCAGCACACATCCTGGTTCCGAAGGGGCCTGCCAGGAGCAGAAGATCTCTGCCGCCGACGATAGTGGCAGTGACAGTAAGGAGCCCAGCGAGTCCCCGGAGAGCACCGATGTCCAGGACAGCTCAGAAGACTCAGATTCCGCCTCCTAG